Genomic window (Pararge aegeria chromosome 22, ilParAegt1.1, whole genome shotgun sequence):
ACCATCTTAGGAAAGTTGTATCTATTATTTACGTTATACAAGGtacataatacattatattatgacTTGCGCAAGTTATGGGTGAGGGAAATAGCGTAAATATACACTTGAGTTATTTATGTTTCAAAAGTAACTCGAATATTACTAACGAagcattatttcaaaataatagacttgtatattttaattaaaagtattgtTGCATTCGCTGCGTAAAGTCTTTGAAATCTGCATTGTTTGTAGTGCGATTTATTTGCATTCACAGAGAGCGGACAGCAGCCATATATACAAAACTTCGCCATGAATTCTCACACAGAATCCtttagttttcatttaatttcattacaaaaattagagcgctgatagcgcattgggtacgagCTCACCTTCgaggggccgaattcgaatttcagcacgcaccactaacattttaaattaagtgcgttttaagaaattaaaatatcacttcatttattatcacggtgaaggaaaatatgaggaaacctgcatgccagagactGCCacttaatgttcttaaaggtgtgtagagtccactaATTCTCACTGGGAcggcgtggtggccttaacccattctcattattgaaggagacccatgctctgtaatgggccggtaatggattgatgtgatgaagataataaaaaaaattggcccTAGACTGCATCTCACCTCGTGGTAAATAATGATGCAGTCCAACATGCACtgggtacataaatactatgtACATAGTATTCAAAAATAGTTCTAAAAAAGTCCGCGAAACATAAATAAGGCGTCTTCTCTTCTTCGTCGTTTCTTCATTCCTGATGGCCGTGTCCGGATTCAAGTTCCTTCGTAGCGTTCTTTATTACAGCGTTCCATGCTGGTTCTATCCTCGGCTTTTTTGCCAGCACCGTTTTAACTTCTGTGTAATTTCTGTCACTAAGAGTTTATTGTCACTCCCACAATCAGCTCCAGGATAAGTTTTGGTATTGCTAATGCACGAGTTCCATCTTTTAGCATTGGTGATGCAGTCTATCTGGTTCCTCGCTATATTTCTTGGCATAACCCATGTGTAAAATCTCCTAGGGTGATTTTTAAAACAGGTGATCATGATTTTTAGAGAATTGTAGAATCATTTCACATCTTTTATTCCTATGTCCAAGTCTATATCTTCCGACTACTGCTCTAAGGTGATTATCATTTGAAGTGTTTCCTACTTTTGCGTTCTGATTAAAAGTGAGATATCTCTCGCTGGAAATCCTTTCAGTCTATAACCTGGATATAGGTTATAGAATGCCTCAATATCTGCCTCTGTTGATGCTGCGGTAGGTGCGTAAATGACTACAACATTGAAGCGGACGGTTTTGTGTTAACTCAGCGTATAATACGGTCACAAACAGGGTTGTATCGTAGAACAGATCTGTTAGTCTTAGGTGATAAAAACGCGGCAACTCCATTCTTACTTTCCTTATCTGGACCGGAGATATAGACAGTATACCCATTTGAGACTACACTAATGACATAGACTAATTTCAAACTCAACATGGCAGCCAAAACAAAATggcagtatatattttttacaactctctcaacaaaatgaaatgaaaggctgaactagtagaataatatactatttttgatgatttatatttatatgcgcCTATTAAAAAGTCAGAGTTTTATTCATGTTTGTTCATGTTTGGGTTTCTACGGTTAGTTTTTTCAAGGCTTTCTCACAAAATATTCTTCCTACGCCCCATAGGCGTAATTAAAAAGTACTGCACCCGGCTCCGCCTCGCTGCAATCAGTATTGTTTTCAAGGCGGATTTATGCGTTTGCCCCCAGCCCTCAGACGCCGGTCAAGACTGCAAGGCTTCCCGGAAATCTATCCAGTTACACTCCCGTCACGTCTGAGCTCCCAGTAATCCTATTACGTAACCTACTTTGGTAATGACGGATATAGATTATTTTAACACTGAttgaactttgattttaggtatTCGGTAAAATCCTTCAATAACATTAAAGTTTTTACAAAATGTTAAACATTATTCtatccggggaaaggataagaATGTGTCTACTCAAGTGGaaagaatatacaaatattatacgtTTACGATAAACGGAGGTAGACTTCTCCTATATCCTGTTGCCTTAGGATACGCCTATAATGCTAGTCGTACAGGAAGAAAAACAGTCAtatcatttattacatacatgaTACAAATAGTTGGGACTTCTGACTAGATGTACCAAATAAGTTTTACCTTTTAAGTGATAAATGTGTGATAAAAAGAAATCTCCAGGTGGTTGTCTTCTTAGATTAcggtgtgtttatttttaaggtaaCCAAAATTCGAGTCCACTTATTTAATCAAAAACAGGTTTagacttcaattttaatttgattttgaatcGTCGAAGGGAAAAAGGTTTGGATTTAGCTCTACTGCCTCGGAGCGCATAGGCCATAGAGGGTCAGGTTTTCTAAAGCAAGTAGCttagcaaaaaataaatttgattttgaatcGTCGAAGGGAAAAAGGTTTGGATTTAGCTCTACTGCCTCGGAGCGCATAGAGGGTCAGGTTTTCTAAAGCAAGTAGCttagcaaaaaataaattatttcgatATTAAAGTGTACACTTAACTTTAAGTTTACCAGGGAAGAAATAGGGATATtacatttgtatggaaaatctCGCTTCTTCTGTTTTAACTCTCCAAATCGTATTGTAGCATTGTGACAAAAGCTCTACAACTAATATCACAATAACAGATTTGTTCTGACTGCAATTAAATCAATCTTTTATTCatctatttaaataactaacttTTGTTTCTAATTCCTAGCATTTGTACCTAACATTACTACGTAGTTGATGTGCGGTTACGTAATCTTAACTAGAACAAATAGAAAACAACGCGCCCAGCAATTACTATATTAGTTCAAACGAGACAATACgcaatttaaacaaaacataacaaCTTCGTATTCCTTAACCGGAGAGTCAAGGTAACGAGACCGCCTACCGCCTACCAGTAGCAAGTACAAATAAATCTGGTGCAACCCACGCGTTCAGGAATAAAATTACATCCTATAAACTAAAGGTAGCCTGGTGCTAGACCTAAATGATCTTGTATTTAATTGAAAGCTTAAGGCCGTCTCTCACAAGAAGCTTAAATTGTTGTCGCTGTATCGGGAGTGACTCACCTACTTGCCAAAAATCATAAAACAGATTTCTATATGTATATAGCATACAAGAAGTAATTTCCTGACTTAATTTTTGTTGAAATATGAATCACATCTGGGTCTGGGTTATGTAGCTTTTTctttaaatcccgtgggaaatgTTTCCCGCTtgatttataaactaaatttcGTTACAAATAGGTTTAATATCAAACCCGATCAATGACAAAATTTTGAATCCTTAAGATACTTTTTTAGTGACATTGGCGTGATCATAAGCCATTagctttaattataattaaggtaggtacatatttacaTCGTTGTCATAAAAAAGCGCTAATCTTCTGTCGGCACAGAACTATAATTTAGGATATCATTTAGAAGTTAGGTGGCAAAAGTGGCGGGATCGCATCTTACTCAATGATTTGACTAAGGAGTTGGTAGAAGTTGATCAGATTACATTCAGGTTTGCCAGAAAACATCCAGCAAGCAAAGATAGCAAGTAACGATCGACTACACTTATGAGAAGAAATACTATGTACAATCtacatatctttaatagtggcgtgcaaagagggtatgcacagggtatgcacattaTATACAATggagaaaatttccagtaagaggtataaatacttaaaggtaggctttatataactcttacaatgtctatcctgaAGTTTTTTAGATCTCGTTTTAaggtaaatttagtttttaagataaatttaaGTACTAAATACGAGAAGCAATTCGAGTCGTGAAAGCCGAGTggtcattgtctgggtgtttatctatatattataagtaattatgtatattattcatcagttatcttagtacctataacaaaagctacgcttactttgggactagatggcgatgtgtgtatgtattgtcgtagtatatttttttattttattattattatgaccaTTCTGTGGTTGACAAATCTTTAAGCTAAACAAAATTGAGACAACAGAGCTTTGCTTTCCTTATCCACGAGAACCAATATGAAAAGAACAGCAATAGGATAAGACTTGTCAAATTAGTTTAGTAGAGATTTGTTTACAACAGGCTCGGCACGGaaactaaataactaataactaatatttgtAAAACCTTTGTAAATAGAAGAAGACTTTTTCGTGCACTGGGATCCATTATAACAATCTTAGAACAAAAGATAAATCGGCCCCCCCATTCGACTGAACATGAACGTGTACAAACGcgtgtattgtatttatataaggatttaaaaaacaGCTAAAAACGTCACAAGCTTGTGAGCTTGGTACGATGGTATAAAGCTTACTTACCACTTGCATGTCTACTTAAGCTTAATGTTTGGTGGCAGCAGTTCTGTTGCACTCTTACTAAGCTGTATAGATATTATAGTCTAGGAGCCAATAGTACAAAATGATATAGTTTAGTCAGTGAACACCTAGGTCACATATTcaatcttaaattaaaacagtCTAATATTGAGCAACTTACTTTGTTATGGAGCTCTTGGAATCCTCTGGCAAACCAACAAACATAAGTGTGGACGACATTgcacaacaaaacaaacaataacacTACAAATTTTGCACTAaaccaaatatataaattgaacaaaaaacttaaaacatttaattacaaattcacattaaaatttcttaacatattatgtcaatatatatttttttttgtaatttgcgTGCCAGTTTGTGCGAGTTTATAAAGCGAACTGTCGCACATTTTAGTTTATGACAAAACAGCGAAGTGGGCGAAATGTAAGTAGGTGTTTGAGCTGGCCTCAAATGGTAGTTATTATTGAGAATTATGATTTCCCCTTGTTCCTAAATTAGtcgttaaattaatatttgcaaaTCTAGTGTGTAAATGTTCTTCTGGCTTCTAGACGTTCTAAAATCGTGATCTCATCGTTTAAGAATTCTAATTTTTTATCTACTTAAGTCCTGTATTATGATTTCGATGCCATGTTAGCGCTTAACTGCGATCTAACCAGATGGTAAAACTATGATGGTGTCTCTATGGAAGCTCGGCCACCTGGTAACCCAccccttattggtttctacACACTATGCATAATAACAGACCGATACAACGCTAGGCTTTTGAAGGTGTTGCACTCAAAATTATATGGCTACAGCATCTTTTgtttcctaaaaatattttttttgtagcaaATTTTAACAAAGGTGTGTTGCTCAACACAACATTTTTTATAGTAGATAAGTATCAATATTGTTTGCATGTACATTAAATAGACTGCATagttataataacttttaacattaaaaataaaatcacatcAGCAGATCAAAAATTTTCAATCAATTTCAAATAACGCGTAGTATTTAACAcgaaagtacaaaaataaagacAAACCTAATAAGGTATTATGGTACGTGTATCCGACCTGGTTTCTGGTGTCATTGGTTATGGTTTCACAGTTAGTCTTTAGTCTGTGGAAGTTTACGAACGTTTGACGGCTTGAGATTGTAATAACTTGTTATTCGCTTTCAAAGTTAATTAAATATCGTTTCTGAACAAAAAGATAATGAAAACTGTGTAAAATCTTTAACCATGTTAAGTCAAACATCTACGGAAGCTTTGCTATCGGCCACATATGTTGAAAATTACTTAGATTGCGTGGAAAATCTGCCTAATGACCTGCAAAGGCATTTATCGCGTATGCGAGAATTAGACGTGACTTACAGAGGTAATATCTACAGCATTTAACATTTACAACGCATATTTCACAAATACAAACCTACtaaagtattttcatttatgAACAAAGCATAAAAATATGTTGATTTTTTATATGTTGACATTCGCTCATCCAGGCAATTCCAACGCATTTTTCGTCCCAAGCGTGACTTTTGAATGACTCTATGGAGAAAATAGACGTAGTCTTACATCGTTTATTGAATGCTGTCGTCCTAATAATGCTTTCATACATTCAGCGAAAATttacaaagtatttattttaaatgttatctttaaaaaagttaagcTTTTTTGACTTTTTCGCTACTATTTATAACCAAATATTGACATATGACATAACTACAGTAATATAAAGCGGGCTAATGTGGAATTTAATGTTACACATTGTTTCAGAATGCCTCCGAGATGCTGAAACACACTTAGCAGTTTGTATAGGCCCTAGCACAGAGGAGCGTCGTCGTGGAAGGGCGGCTATACGTCTCCAGACTGCTCTGGTTGCTGCACAAGAAATAGGTGATGAGAAACTTCAAGTGGTACAGCTACTTCAGGATCTTATTGACAATAAACAAAGGTCGCTGGATGGTGATCATAAGAAACTCAGTGAGTCTACTCTGCTACTtgtaaattgaattaattgccaatggtattaaataaaactcatTATTACTTTCGTAATTCTCATATATATTCTAATAATAgtcaaaattataaacaaactgtattgtttttatattttggctTATAGATCCACGTGATCCACAACAATCATGTTTCAAATAGATtaaattactatatattttaatgttatacatatattatataattacaccGCTTAATATTGCTTATCTTATTGCCTTATTAAAATGGTGGGACCAGATAAACCTTTTTTTCCTTTGCCTGTGGGGAAAAATTACTCCAATCTTGCATAGTAAGGTCCAAACACACCTTAcaagttgttgttgttgtgttgtaacttaaaactatttaccTCTTTAACTAACTTAATATTTCTCCTTAGTTTCCTGTTTGGAAGTAAACACAAATGGCACAACTAAGGAGCCCTCGCCGCCCCAACCACCAGAGTCTCGTGCTGTAGAGAAGGAAACTAATGTGCAACAGGTGCAGCCACAGCATGTTCCACCACCCCCACCACCCGAGAGAACCACTGAGAAAGAAAAGGAGAAAGCAGAAAAAGACAAATCTGGTGGTAAGTAGATCATccatatactttattattaacattatgaattataaatttggAATTCTAATAGGATCATTATTGGACAacaaagtttcactcaacattacaATTTTTGTGGCCATTcagaatttatgtttttattcctGCCTTagtattattgattttatttagattaagaATATTCTCTACTTTTGAGTCAAGTGTGGcaagtttttcttttatctaATTCTAGTACATGCCATCTTTTCAGGCATTTCCTTCAAATTAATTGCCATAATTCTGCTGGCTGGTGGTTTCTTGAagggaaaaaaattgtaaaataagtttaataaattgaattttgattCTAAAACTCTTGACTAAAGACGGAACTAAAGtttgaaaattatgtagaattcttgagccatatataaaataatatcctgCAGGCTGGAGgtctactttaaaaacaaattcaaaattcatttatttcaagtaggcctactttataagaccttttgaaacgtcaagtaggtAATGCATTTATTCCATTATATTTAAGTGAAATTGGGTTGAACAAGTATGTATATCTCATTACCTGAACATATGTTCACCTTAATTAATCTCCCTGAGTGGATAGACAGATAGTCTGTGGTGATAGTTGTATGTGGCTCAAGGGAATCTATCAGAGTCAACTTCAGATTATTTTGTGCTCAAGGGAATCTATAGGAGATTGTGCAAACTGTAAATATAGTTTACACTCTCTCACAGTTTACACATAATATGGTAACAGGTGAGCGGTGGTCAAAGCGAGCCCGTCGTTCGAGGACTACCACCGGTGCGGCCACAGATGGCGCCGACTCCAGCGAACGCGATAGTGAGCGACACACGCACAACACACAACACAAGAAaggtatatttttcttaacatattcaatttccacaaaaaaaaatgtatagccTTACAGAATAAATCTTAAtcgtaatcatttatttgcataataatgTGAAGTAACACATGTTACACAAAGCTgacaatatttgaaaaaatgtgAAATTCTATATGTTACACAAAGATGATATAGACCAATTAAAAcatgataacataaaaaattaaagttacaattcacgtttaatcaaaaaaattagattacaatgtaaattttagtatagttttgtatattattttcttattcaagTTTTCTACTAAGTTTGCCTCAGACTGCAAACTCATATAGAAGTAAAcaatgacgcagtctaagaaaGTAGCAGGCTAAACTGttagtggtatggcagttacgtTAAACCCATATAATACCCAATTTATATGGGTTCAGATTtatatcggtttctatgcggcatcgttccgaaactataataaaatagccgatgctgtttttttaagttgaatTTCATTGCAGGCCTTAACTCTTGTCAAAGTATGCGTTGTCACACTGCAACTGACTTTCTACTATAAAAATGTGAAACATCACTGCAAAACTATTCTGGCAATATGTTACCTTTTTTGTAATGCCCACAAAGTACCGCTATGTACGTCTGTCCATGAGATAAGCACTAGAAAGCTGTCATTTGGAATAGGTATAtacatgtatgtatattttctagCTGACATAGTGTTAAAATATATCTTGGAAATAATCATGCACTGATTCGGTTTTTATGGTCTTCCCGTTCTTCTCAGTTGTTATCACTATATGTTAGTGATAACAACTGAGAAAACGTTAAATCACGCATTGGAGCAGTATGTCATTGGAGCAGGGTCATAATCTCAGAATGTGAGTGGTgtgaaaaattacattaatattcATTACAGGTATAACAGGCAAGAAGAAAAAACGCAAAGCGCGTCAAACTGCACAACGTTCGGAAACACCGCCCGAGGAAGCCGATGCGATCGATCCCGATGAGCCACGCTACTGCCTCTGCGATCAGATCTCGTTCGGAGAGATGATACTTTGTGATAACGACCTCTGTCCCATAGAATGGTTCCATTTTTCCTGCGTATCACTTACAACTAAACCAAAAGGCAAATGGTTCTGTCCCAAGTGTCGCGGCGATCGTCCCAATGTAATGAAACCTAAAGGTCAATTTCTTAAAGAACTAGAACGGTATAATAGAGAAAAGGAGGAAAAAGCATAGTGATTATCCGTTCATAAGTGAGATGACTGACTTTAATAGcaccaatattataatttgaaattgttTGATACTGAACAAATTTCTTCGTCGCACTGATatggtgaatatttttcagagcGGAGCCCTAGGCCTCCGCTCTGAAAATCCGCCTTATATTTTTATCGTGACACGAGCATAACCACAGTTTGTGATATTCATCTGTCCTTTTATGGAAAGATGCCATTGTCTACAAAggcatataatttaatattattttaatgacgtTAAAATTATGTCACACTAATATCTGCATTTTGTGACACGAAAGTTGGCAGTTTTTGTGTGGCGTGATAAATCGAATTTTTCGATAATCGAATTTGAAGACAGAAATCCTTGgcttttgttacatttttcaaTAACGGAGATAATAACCAGGTCGCTGAAGAAAATTTTGCTGTGCACAAACTGAATTGACTGGTCTAAAGAAAAGCGCTATCTTTTTCCACAGGTACTAGGTAACggtcaatttagttttgtttgtgTATCAGAATTAAcaccaatattatttatttcaaccaaTATTAGGATGTGATCAATGGATTTGATCTTTGAAAGtttctaattataataatataatatttttatgtttatgtatgttgattaggtaattatttattagcaaataaataattttgaagatttacattttatttatttaaaaaaatctttatgttTATAGCccgcatatattttttttactttatatccACTATTCTGACGAATATTCTGGTTAGAGCCTCGGTAATGatgaatttataacattataacttTGGAATATTATATCTTTGGCTTATTTATGTTCTAATTATTTCATACATCAATTAATAGTTTGTGTACAGCGTATATATCAATAAGATATGTATTCTTACGAAATATATTGTATACTGTAATTGAGTAcatgtaaacataaatatacaatTCTGCTGCAGAATATAggtttatattgtatatttttttattacttacagcaactaattgtttaattaaatttgttgtggCATACTTTAATACATATGCAAGAAACTATTGAGAAAAaccatgttaaataaaaaactcttgaataataaaattttcccGAGTGTTATgcttataagtttaaaaaatcttttgtttagTTGCAGGCAAAAATAATTAGCCCCAAATTGTATAAACCTTAAACGATATACTTCTTAAAAACTACTATTATGATGACGTCATCTCACTGAGCCCCAACAGACTGCTGTCTATCAGACATGAGTATTTATAATGTGATGATTAAAATATTCAGATTTTATAATGACGGAggagtaaatattttattgccagatttagataatgaatatttcatactgtgattttatttaatattcatagcAGAGCATTCATTTAT
Coding sequences:
- the LOC120633887 gene encoding inhibitor of growth protein 1, producing MLSQTSTEALLSATYVENYLDCVENLPNDLQRHLSRMRELDVTYRECLRDAETHLAVCIGPSTEERRRGRAAIRLQTALVAAQEIGDEKLQVVQLLQDLIDNKQRSLDGDHKKLISCLEVNTNGTTKEPSPPQPPESRAVEKETNVQQVQPQHVPPPPPPERTTEKEKEKAEKDKSGGERWSKRARRSRTTTGAATDGADSSERDSERHTHNTQHKKGITGKKKKRKARQTAQRSETPPEEADAIDPDEPRYCLCDQISFGEMILCDNDLCPIEWFHFSCVSLTTKPKGKWFCPKCRGDRPNVMKPKGQFLKELERYNREKEEKA